One Arcobacter sp. F2176 genomic region harbors:
- a CDS encoding TetR/AcrR family transcriptional regulator produces MRKKTETKRQTIIQAATEVFKEFGFERASMSKICAKAGGSKTTLYNYFPSKEELFFEVVSMANAEDFIFVHKILDESNEGKDVSEQLCEFGKRYLAFLYSPKLKELRRLTISQSGITDLGKIAYNNRVLKSQNIISNFLEKNIKLNKIKKIDTSIASKHLCGLLESELMYQFLFQIDMEFSKKEMDQMAIRAINVFMDAYRA; encoded by the coding sequence ATGAGAAAAAAAACAGAAACAAAAAGACAAACAATAATTCAAGCTGCAACAGAAGTCTTTAAAGAATTTGGTTTTGAAAGAGCGTCTATGTCAAAAATTTGTGCCAAAGCTGGTGGTTCAAAAACCACCTTATATAATTATTTTCCATCAAAAGAAGAATTATTTTTTGAAGTTGTATCTATGGCAAATGCAGAAGATTTTATATTTGTACATAAAATATTAGATGAATCAAATGAGGGAAAAGATGTATCTGAACAGTTATGTGAATTTGGTAAAAGATATCTAGCATTTTTGTATTCACCAAAACTAAAAGAGCTAAGAAGACTAACAATAAGCCAATCAGGAATAACAGATTTAGGAAAAATTGCTTACAATAATAGAGTATTAAAAAGCCAAAATATCATTTCTAACTTTTTAGAAAAAAATATAAAATTGAATAAAATAAAAAAAATAGATACTTCTATTGCATCAAAACACCTATGTGGACTTCTAGAATCAGAATTAATGTATCAATTTCTCTTTCAGATTGATATGGAGTTTTCAAAAAAAGAAATGGATCAAATGGCAATAAGAGCTATTAATGTATTTATGGATGCTTACAGGGCTTAA
- a CDS encoding DHA2 family efflux MFS transporter permease subunit, producing MQNEKTSSEEVIGEFKLSPTMFWVAALMLTTANFIAVLNMTIANVSVPHIAGNLGATASQGTWVITAYAIGEAITVPLTGWFALRFGAVKVFVVSMIMFGLFSIVCGLSDSLGLLVVARVFQGFSGGPLMPLSQTLLLRLFPKEKAGVAIGMWSMTTLVAPVLGPIVGGYVCDEYSWPWVFFLNSPIVIICGFFAWQLLKDYIEPLVKKPIDVVGLFLLIIWVVCLQLVLDEGKDLDWFSSNKIVILAIVSFISFVSFIIWEFYDEHPVVDLKVFRHRGFTISVLTVSLAFGAYFGANVLTPLWLQTLMGYTGTQAGLAACWTGIAGLTVAPFVAKAATTTDARKLVFVGVLWLGLMTFWRGIANTDMAFIDVMLPLLFMGFGLPFFFIPAMGLSLSSVEKNEVDSAAGLLNFVRTLSGAFATSFVATAWSNKTIENHANLVAITDSDNSIRMAMENTGMSTDLINQTINMMINKQSVMLATNQVMITLSVVFVLAALMIWGAPKPVKIPKTTGGH from the coding sequence ATGCAAAATGAAAAAACTTCTTCTGAAGAAGTTATAGGAGAATTTAAATTATCTCCTACAATGTTTTGGGTTGCTGCACTTATGCTTACAACTGCAAATTTTATTGCAGTTTTAAATATGACTATTGCAAATGTATCAGTTCCTCATATTGCTGGAAATCTAGGAGCAACAGCTTCTCAAGGTACTTGGGTAATCACAGCTTATGCAATAGGTGAAGCAATAACAGTGCCACTTACAGGTTGGTTTGCTCTTAGGTTTGGTGCTGTAAAAGTATTTGTGGTATCTATGATTATGTTTGGGCTTTTTTCTATAGTCTGTGGGCTTTCAGATTCTTTAGGTTTATTAGTTGTTGCTCGGGTATTTCAAGGATTTTCTGGTGGACCTTTGATGCCACTTTCTCAAACACTACTTTTACGACTTTTTCCAAAAGAAAAAGCGGGAGTTGCTATTGGAATGTGGTCTATGACAACACTTGTGGCTCCTGTTTTAGGTCCTATTGTAGGAGGTTATGTTTGTGATGAATATAGCTGGCCTTGGGTATTTTTCTTAAATTCACCTATTGTTATTATTTGTGGTTTTTTTGCTTGGCAATTATTGAAAGATTATATTGAACCTTTAGTTAAAAAACCTATTGATGTAGTTGGATTATTTTTATTAATTATTTGGGTTGTATGTTTACAATTAGTATTAGATGAAGGGAAAGACCTTGATTGGTTTAGTTCCAATAAAATAGTAATATTAGCAATTGTCTCTTTTATAAGTTTTGTTAGTTTTATAATTTGGGAATTTTATGATGAACATCCTGTTGTTGATTTAAAAGTTTTTAGACATAGGGGCTTTACCATTAGTGTACTAACTGTAAGTTTGGCATTTGGTGCATATTTTGGTGCCAATGTTTTAACTCCTCTTTGGCTTCAAACTTTGATGGGATATACAGGAACGCAAGCTGGTCTTGCAGCTTGTTGGACAGGAATTGCTGGGCTAACAGTCGCTCCATTTGTGGCAAAAGCTGCAACTACTACAGATGCTAGAAAATTGGTTTTTGTAGGTGTTTTATGGCTTGGTCTTATGACTTTTTGGAGAGGTATTGCAAATACAGATATGGCATTTATTGATGTTATGTTGCCTCTATTGTTTATGGGATTTGGACTACCTTTCTTTTTTATTCCTGCAATGGGTTTATCCCTTTCAAGTGTTGAAAAAAATGAGGTGGATTCTGCAGCTGGATTATTGAACTTTGTTCGTACACTTTCAGGAGCTTTTGCCACATCATTTGTAGCAACTGCCTGGAGTAATAAAACAATTGAAAATCATGCTAATTTGGTAGCCATTACAGATAGTGATAATAGTATAAGAATGGCAATGGAGAATACAGGAATGAGTACGGATTTGATTAATCAGACAATAAATATGATGATAAATAAACAAAGTGTAATGTTGGCAACCAATCAAGTTATGATTACTCTTTCAGTAGTATTTGTTTTAGCAGCTCTTATGATTTGGGGAGCTCCCAAACCAGTGAAAATACCAAAAACAACTGGCGGTCACTAG
- a CDS encoding PAS domain-containing sensor histidine kinase: MIISILIFIILMLVLWILRLENKIYNKERIEKNLKYREEHFKTLFDIAPIFIDSFDTKGHCKLWNKECERVFGWSMEELNAQENVFALFHPDPKQQEIMIEAFRTRKETQYIDMNPLSKSGEIIPSRWVNVNLSDDEIIYIGIDMRAQKEAETKFLDAQFQLQELNASLQDRVDTGIKEIQKKEELLLGQSRLAQMGEMLSIIAHQWRQPLSVIGMSAFSIQSKIDLEKFDFNNEESQKKFLQFLQNEMKDIHNYTQYLTGTIEDFTNFFKPNKQKESTTLDIPIDKALNILNTMIKKEDIKILIDNQTSKSINIYANEVMQVILNIIKNDIDNFIEKNIANPQINISIQEDNNKFIITICDNGGGIDERIIEKIFDPYFSTKNEKNGTGLGLYISKIVIENHSAGILSAKNTDIGACFEIVLFEGK, translated from the coding sequence ATGATTATATCAATCTTAATATTTATTATTTTAATGCTTGTTTTATGGATATTAAGATTAGAAAATAAGATTTATAATAAAGAAAGAATTGAAAAAAATCTTAAATATAGAGAAGAACACTTTAAAACACTTTTTGATATTGCCCCTATATTTATTGATTCTTTTGATACAAAAGGACATTGTAAATTATGGAATAAAGAATGTGAACGAGTATTTGGGTGGAGTATGGAGGAGCTAAATGCACAGGAGAATGTATTTGCATTATTTCACCCAGATCCAAAACAACAAGAGATTATGATAGAAGCTTTTCGTACTAGAAAAGAGACACAATATATTGATATGAATCCTTTATCTAAAAGTGGAGAGATAATTCCTAGTAGATGGGTGAATGTTAATTTGTCTGATGATGAAATCATTTATATAGGAATAGATATGCGAGCGCAAAAAGAAGCTGAAACAAAGTTTTTAGATGCACAATTTCAATTACAAGAACTTAATGCTTCACTTCAAGATAGGGTTGATACAGGTATAAAAGAAATACAAAAGAAAGAAGAACTTCTTCTTGGGCAATCTAGACTTGCACAAATGGGAGAGATGCTAAGTATCATAGCACACCAATGGAGACAACCTTTAAGTGTGATAGGAATGAGCGCTTTTAGTATTCAAAGTAAGATTGATTTGGAAAAATTTGATTTTAATAATGAAGAATCACAAAAAAAGTTTTTACAATTTTTACAAAATGAGATGAAAGATATACATAATTATACTCAATATTTGACAGGTACAATAGAAGACTTTACGAACTTTTTTAAACCAAATAAACAAAAAGAATCTACAACCTTGGACATACCTATAGATAAGGCTTTAAATATTCTTAATACAATGATAAAAAAAGAAGATATTAAAATATTGATTGATAATCAAACAAGCAAAAGTATAAATATTTATGCTAATGAAGTTATGCAAGTTATTCTAAATATCATTAAAAATGATATTGATAATTTTATAGAGAAAAACATTGCAAATCCCCAAATAAACATTAGTATTCAAGAAGATAACAACAAGTTTATTATTACTATTTGTGACAATGGAGGGGGTATTGATGAGAGAATTATAGAGAAAATTTTTGATCCATACTTTTCTACTAAAAATGAAAAAAATGGTACAGGGTTAGGTTTGTATATATCAAAAATAGTCATAGAAAATCACAGTGCTGGTATATTAAGTGCAAAAAATACTGATATTGGTGCTTGTTTTGAGATAGTTTTATTTGAGGGAAAATAA
- a CDS encoding response regulator codes for MGQLLYRKCKNLSILFVEDYLPLQKKIASVLCDYFGEVHTALNGKEGLEIYENYQEKNGKPFDIVMTDYEMPKLTGIELIKAIKEENENQVFIVISAHQNPKYLIEYINLDILYFIPKPLSPENILSVLSKVSDKFDSSKDELVHISDSLTWNKTKKSIFYNKELVILAKYDLLLFEILVEYFGLICPIDKILDYFYLNNEDVKQDNIRNMVVRLRKKIPNIKIINIYGIGYKLKI; via the coding sequence ATGGGACAATTATTATATAGAAAGTGTAAAAATTTGAGTATTCTTTTTGTAGAAGATTATCTTCCTCTTCAAAAAAAGATAGCATCTGTTTTATGTGATTATTTTGGTGAAGTTCATACTGCTTTAAATGGAAAAGAAGGTTTAGAAATATATGAAAATTATCAAGAGAAAAATGGAAAACCTTTTGATATTGTGATGACAGATTATGAGATGCCAAAACTTACGGGTATTGAATTAATTAAAGCAATAAAAGAAGAAAATGAGAATCAAGTTTTTATTGTAATTTCTGCTCATCAAAATCCTAAGTATTTAATTGAGTATATAAATCTTGATATCTTATATTTTATTCCAAAGCCACTTAGCCCTGAGAATATCTTGTCTGTATTATCTAAAGTAAGTGATAAGTTTGATTCTTCAAAAGATGAATTAGTTCATATAAGTGATTCTCTCACTTGGAATAAAACAAAAAAATCTATTTTTTATAATAAAGAGTTAGTAATCCTAGCTAAATATGATTTACTTTTATTTGAAATACTTGTAGAATATTTTGGACTTATTTGCCCAATAGATAAAATATTAGACTATTTTTACTTAAATAATGAAGATGTAAAACAAGATAATATTAGAAATATGGTTGTTCGTTTGCGTAAAAAGATTCCTAATATAAAAATTATAAATATTTATGGAATTGGTTATAAATTAAAAATATAG
- a CDS encoding DUF808 domain-containing protein, with translation MASGIFALLDDIAVLADDVAVTTKIATQKTAGILGDDLAVNAQKAMGFSQERELKVIWAIIKGSLRNKAIILPLAFILSAFAAFLIPYILIFGGLYLLYEGAEKIEEYFHNKLHSHHEKEIINSTSDNILKIEQDKIKSAILTDFILSIEIVIISLSTVLNETLPLQIFVTSFVAIVATFGVYGIVALIIRMDNIGFWLIEKNKVTIGNFLIALMPKIIKFLAVVGTFAMILVGGGILSHNIHPIEEVFFENIPLILNHLIVGFIVGFLLLVIINILKKVFKRAKN, from the coding sequence ATGGCTTCAGGCATATTTGCTCTTTTAGATGATATTGCTGTTTTAGCTGATGATGTGGCAGTTACAACTAAGATTGCCACTCAAAAGACTGCTGGAATTTTAGGTGATGACTTAGCAGTAAATGCCCAAAAGGCAATGGGCTTTAGTCAAGAGAGAGAATTAAAAGTAATTTGGGCGATTATAAAAGGTTCACTAAGAAATAAAGCCATAATCCTACCTCTAGCATTTATATTAAGTGCTTTTGCAGCCTTTCTTATCCCTTATATTCTAATTTTTGGTGGATTATACCTTCTTTATGAAGGTGCTGAAAAGATAGAAGAGTATTTTCACAATAAACTACATAGTCACCACGAAAAAGAGATTATAAATTCAACAAGCGATAATATTTTGAAAATAGAACAAGACAAAATAAAATCAGCAATATTAACTGATTTTATTCTTTCTATAGAAATTGTTATAATCTCTTTAAGTACTGTATTAAATGAAACCTTACCCTTGCAAATTTTTGTGACAAGCTTTGTTGCAATAGTTGCCACTTTTGGAGTATATGGAATAGTAGCACTTATTATTAGAATGGATAATATTGGATTTTGGTTGATTGAAAAAAACAAAGTTACAATAGGAAATTTTTTAATTGCCCTTATGCCAAAAATAATTAAGTTCTTAGCTGTTGTTGGAACTTTTGCCATGATTTTAGTGGGAGGAGGAATTCTTTCACATAATATTCATCCAATAGAAGAAGTTTTTTTTGAAAATATTCCTCTTATTTTAAATCATTTAATAGTAGGTTTTATTGTAGGCTTTTTACTTTTAGTTATTATCAACATATTAAAAAAAGTTTTTAAAAGAGCTAAAAATTAA
- a CDS encoding uracil-xanthine permease family protein, with protein sequence MKPTDYNFRIKDSILGIQFLFVAFGALVLVPILTGLDPNVALFTAGLGTLVFQLVNRKTVPPIFLASSFAFIAPISYGVKTWGIAATMSGLVASGLFYVVLSFIIRLKGDNFIHKLLPAVVVGPVIISIGLILSPVAVNMAMGKTGDGAIVLIPFETAIIISMISLFTMVFISLLGKGIFKLIPILGAILVGYVVSIFFGVVDFSIVAKASWFSMPNFTAPEFNWQAIIFILPIAIAPAIEHIGDMLAISNVTKVDYLKKPGLKNTLLGDGLATSVASMFGGPPNTTYSEVTGAVTVTKAFNPAIMTWAAIAAIVLAFVGKLGGILATIPVPVMGGVMLLLFGIIASVGISTLVRANIDFNCPRNLVIVSMILVFAIGGMTFNFGGVSFSGIGLGAITGIFLNLILPQPRKDDHIL encoded by the coding sequence ATGAAACCCACAGATTATAATTTTAGAATCAAGGATTCTATTCTTGGTATTCAGTTTTTGTTTGTTGCTTTTGGTGCACTTGTACTTGTACCAATTTTGACAGGACTTGATCCAAATGTTGCACTTTTTACTGCTGGTCTTGGTACTTTAGTATTTCAACTTGTAAATAGAAAAACAGTTCCACCTATCTTTTTAGCTTCATCTTTTGCTTTTATTGCTCCTATTTCTTATGGGGTAAAAACTTGGGGAATAGCTGCAACTATGTCCGGACTTGTTGCTTCTGGACTATTTTATGTTGTGCTTAGTTTTATTATTAGATTAAAAGGTGATAATTTTATTCATAAACTTTTACCGGCAGTTGTTGTGGGACCTGTTATTATCTCTATTGGACTTATTTTATCTCCAGTTGCAGTAAATATGGCTATGGGTAAAACAGGAGATGGAGCGATTGTTTTAATTCCCTTTGAAACAGCTATTATTATCTCTATGATTTCTCTTTTTACTATGGTATTTATATCACTTTTGGGAAAAGGTATTTTCAAACTGATTCCTATCTTAGGTGCTATTTTGGTGGGTTATGTTGTTTCAATATTTTTTGGGGTAGTTGATTTTTCAATTGTAGCAAAAGCTTCTTGGTTTTCTATGCCAAACTTTACAGCACCAGAATTTAACTGGCAAGCTATTATCTTTATTTTACCAATTGCTATTGCTCCTGCTATTGAGCATATTGGTGATATGTTGGCTATTTCAAATGTTACAAAAGTAGATTATCTTAAAAAGCCAGGATTAAAAAATACACTTTTAGGTGATGGTTTAGCAACTTCTGTTGCATCAATGTTTGGTGGTCCACCAAATACTACATACTCAGAAGTTACAGGTGCTGTTACAGTAACAAAAGCCTTTAATCCTGCAATTATGACTTGGGCTGCTATTGCTGCTATTGTTTTAGCATTTGTTGGGAAATTAGGTGGAATACTAGCTACTATCCCAGTTCCAGTTATGGGTGGAGTTATGCTATTACTTTTTGGAATTATTGCAAGCGTTGGTATCTCTACTTTAGTAAGAGCTAATATTGATTTTAACTGTCCTAGAAACTTAGTTATTGTTTCTATGATTTTAGTTTTTGCAATTGGAGGAATGACATTTAATTTTGGTGGAGTTTCATTTTCAGGAATTGGACTTGGAGCTATTACTGGTATATTTTTAAATCTTATATTACCGCAACCAAGAAAAGACGACCATATTCTTTAG
- a CDS encoding HlyD family secretion protein, giving the protein MEENKKINEKVKKNQSKRKKVLSIFLVLIVLIGAIFGLYWYFYASHYVSTDNAYTDVEIAQVTPSVGGTISDVLVTNTQVVKKGDILVKIDQTDTSLALEEAKANLSLAIRRVKGYMANNNGLNALIEARKADEMRMNAKLSSAKADFEKAQIDLKRREDLISSGAISADELTKAKNAYENAKSKLDSTLAEVKQSKSNIVSAIGSRNQNATRIDNVSVENNPEVLLAKARLDQAIVNFNRTIIKAPISGIIAKRQVELGQRVQEGTPLLSIVPTHNIYVNANFKEGKLRRVKVGQEAIVHADIYGDDVTYHGEVEGFSGGTGAAFSLIPAQNATGNWIKVVQRVPVRIKLLPEELEAHPLKVGLSMDVEIDTYNQK; this is encoded by the coding sequence ATGGAAGAAAATAAAAAAATCAATGAAAAAGTAAAGAAAAATCAAAGTAAAAGAAAAAAAGTACTTTCGATTTTTTTGGTATTGATTGTCTTAATAGGAGCAATTTTTGGTTTGTATTGGTATTTTTATGCTTCACACTATGTTTCAACTGATAATGCATACACAGATGTTGAAATTGCACAAGTTACACCTTCTGTTGGTGGTACAATAAGTGATGTACTTGTTACAAATACTCAAGTTGTAAAAAAAGGTGATATTTTAGTAAAAATAGATCAAACAGATACTTCTTTAGCTCTAGAAGAAGCAAAAGCAAATTTAAGTTTAGCAATTCGTCGTGTAAAAGGTTATATGGCAAATAATAATGGACTAAATGCTTTAATAGAAGCAAGAAAAGCAGATGAGATGAGAATGAATGCAAAATTGAGTTCTGCAAAAGCTGACTTTGAAAAAGCACAAATAGATTTAAAAAGAAGAGAAGATTTAATCTCATCTGGTGCAATTTCAGCAGATGAATTGACAAAAGCAAAAAATGCCTATGAAAATGCAAAATCAAAGTTAGATTCAACCCTAGCAGAAGTTAAACAGTCAAAATCAAATATTGTTTCAGCAATTGGTTCAAGAAATCAAAATGCAACAAGAATTGATAATGTAAGTGTAGAAAACAATCCAGAAGTTCTTTTAGCAAAAGCTAGATTAGACCAAGCGATTGTAAACTTTAATCGTACGATTATTAAAGCACCTATAAGTGGAATAATTGCCAAAAGACAAGTAGAACTTGGACAAAGAGTTCAAGAAGGAACACCTTTATTATCAATTGTTCCTACTCATAATATATATGTAAATGCAAATTTCAAAGAAGGAAAATTGAGAAGAGTTAAAGTTGGTCAAGAGGCTATTGTTCATGCAGATATTTATGGAGACGATGTTACATATCATGGTGAAGTAGAAGGTTTCTCTGGTGGAACAGGAGCTGCTTTTTCTTTAATTCCTGCACAAAATGCAACAGGAAATTGGATTAAAGTTGTTCAAAGAGTACCAGTTCGTATAAAACTACTTCCTGAAGAGTTAGAAGCTCATCCTTTAAAAGTAGGTCTTTCAATGGATGTAGAAATAGATACATATAACCAAAAATAA
- the upp gene encoding uracil phosphoribosyltransferase: MYKESTNILVKHLINRLRDVRTASNEFRLTIEEISRIIAAEALSDFNTITQNINTWQGPLDVQMIEVQKLVLVPILRAGEPMLTGILRTLPYARSGFLAMKRDEETALSKLFYENIPEIEDKTVLLLDPMVATGGSLIDGISYLKSKGAKRIISLNILGAPEGIKAVQEAHPDVDIFIAQIDERLDDNKYIRPGLGDAGDRAFYTHE; this comes from the coding sequence ATGTATAAAGAAAGTACTAATATACTAGTAAAACATCTAATAAATAGATTAAGAGATGTAAGAACAGCATCAAATGAATTTAGACTTACAATTGAAGAGATTTCAAGAATAATTGCAGCTGAAGCCTTATCTGATTTTAATACAATTACACAAAATATAAATACATGGCAAGGTCCTTTAGATGTTCAAATGATAGAAGTACAAAAATTAGTATTAGTACCAATTTTAAGAGCTGGTGAACCTATGCTTACAGGTATTTTAAGAACTTTACCATATGCAAGAAGTGGATTTTTAGCTATGAAAAGAGATGAAGAGACTGCCTTATCAAAACTTTTTTATGAAAATATCCCAGAAATCGAAGATAAAACCGTTCTTTTGTTAGATCCAATGGTAGCAACTGGTGGTTCACTTATAGATGGAATTTCTTATTTAAAAAGTAAAGGTGCCAAAAGAATCATCTCTTTAAATATTTTAGGAGCTCCGGAAGGTATAAAAGCTGTTCAAGAAGCTCATCCTGATGTGGATATCTTCATAGCCCAAATAGATGAAAGACTTGATGATAATAAATACATAAGACCAGGTCTTGGTGATGCAGGAGATAGAGCATTTTATACACATGAGTAA
- a CDS encoding HD-GYP domain-containing protein, translated as MNEYITNKEKYYLINKEIINEGVEFFFDLYGKNSKEENVSLISTKSRKLILHDIENLSDYRYLYVHENERKFYENYYNDFMSKKLIPKNMKNFYEEVGNTVNNIFENPQTIKNVKEVEIIVNDMVSTILQDSFSVSSFITILASDYYTHTHSLNVSVYALCLGKHMGMNKKDLENLGISALLHDLGKTQISDKIINKEGILTEHEFNEVKKHPMYGWAMARQLGITNKEILSGIRNHHERVDGFGYPDKQKAEHMSIFAKIIAVCDVFDALTTNKSYKNSTGTFNTLVMMKKEMSKHLDGNVVNHFIGVFKEEMNKIQQHK; from the coding sequence ATGAATGAATACATAACAAATAAAGAAAAATATTATCTTATTAATAAAGAAATAATAAATGAAGGTGTTGAATTTTTCTTTGATTTATATGGGAAAAACTCAAAAGAAGAAAATGTTTCTTTAATCTCTACAAAAAGTAGAAAACTTATTCTTCACGATATTGAAAATCTGTCTGATTACAGATATCTGTATGTTCATGAAAATGAAAGAAAATTTTATGAAAATTATTATAATGATTTTATGAGCAAAAAACTCATACCAAAAAATATGAAAAATTTTTATGAAGAAGTTGGAAATACTGTAAATAATATATTTGAAAATCCTCAAACAATAAAAAATGTAAAAGAAGTAGAAATTATAGTAAATGATATGGTATCTACAATTTTACAAGATAGTTTTTCAGTAAGTTCATTTATAACTATACTTGCAAGTGATTACTATACGCATACTCATTCATTAAATGTAAGCGTTTATGCCTTATGCCTGGGTAAACATATGGGCATGAATAAAAAAGATTTAGAAAACTTAGGAATATCTGCCTTACTTCATGACTTAGGGAAAACTCAAATTAGTGACAAAATCATAAATAAAGAAGGTATTTTGACTGAACATGAATTTAATGAGGTTAAAAAGCACCCAATGTATGGATGGGCAATGGCAAGACAATTAGGAATTACAAATAAAGAGATATTATCAGGTATTAGAAATCATCATGAAAGAGTTGATGGTTTCGGATATCCAGATAAGCAAAAAGCTGAACACATGAGTATTTTTGCAAAAATAATTGCTGTATGTGATGTTTTTGATGCCTTAACCACCAATAAAAGTTATAAAAACTCAACAGGCACATTTAATACCCTTGTTATGATGAAAAAAGAGATGTCAAAACATCTAGATGGTAATGTTGTAAATCACTTCATTGGAGTATTTAAAGAAGAAATGAATAAAATACAACAACACAAATAA
- a CDS encoding efflux transporter outer membrane subunit has translation MNRKIANLLSNYKILTTMTVLSIMISGCAPIPKNNELIKPNSISMYKIKESFDNNNTQWPKASWWKIYGDKQLNELISEALSDSPNIISAMARLKEADAYTQVTKSLNLPQISANAQVTEEKHSYNYITPPSSTPKGWNDYGQATLNFSWELDFWGKNRATIAASISNVEAMKAELAQTRLTLSSAIASSYSELARLFANKDELKEYLTVQNKLLVLLNQRYENGLENKSSVDDAKTLLSNAQENVLLLDEQISLQRNKIAALMGAGPDRGLKITRPTINFYQKEFRFPNNLAVDLLGRRPDIIAAKMQVESKEYLIQEKKAEFYPNINLSAFIGLQSLGLNLLHEKDSYMGSVGPAISLPLFTAGRLKGDLRKNTSIYEQAVANYNQTLTQALKEVADVGISQRALTKQLIKSQEALNSSQEAYEIKTKRYEGGLSNYLEVLYSQENFINTKRNLINQKSRALTLDIALKYALGGGYTQQSPMNEKGNNNGRK, from the coding sequence ATGAATAGAAAAATTGCTAATTTATTATCAAATTATAAAATATTAACTACAATGACGGTACTTAGTATAATGATAAGTGGTTGTGCTCCAATTCCTAAAAATAATGAATTAATTAAACCAAACTCAATATCAATGTATAAAATAAAAGAATCATTTGATAATAATAATACACAATGGCCAAAAGCGAGCTGGTGGAAAATTTATGGTGATAAACAACTTAATGAATTGATTAGTGAAGCCTTAAGTGATTCACCAAATATAATTTCAGCAATGGCAAGATTAAAAGAAGCAGATGCTTATACTCAGGTTACAAAATCGTTAAATTTACCACAAATAAGTGCAAATGCACAAGTAACAGAAGAAAAACATAGTTATAACTATATTACTCCTCCAAGTTCAACTCCTAAAGGTTGGAATGATTATGGACAAGCTACTTTAAATTTTTCTTGGGAGTTAGATTTTTGGGGTAAAAATCGTGCAACTATAGCTGCTAGTATCTCAAATGTAGAAGCTATGAAAGCAGAACTTGCACAAACAAGATTAACTCTTTCTAGTGCAATAGCAAGTAGTTATTCTGAGTTAGCACGATTATTTGCAAATAAAGATGAACTAAAAGAGTATTTAACAGTTCAAAATAAATTATTAGTTTTATTAAATCAAAGATATGAAAATGGACTTGAAAATAAATCAAGTGTTGATGATGCAAAAACTTTATTATCAAATGCACAAGAAAATGTTTTATTACTAGATGAACAAATCTCTTTACAAAGAAATAAAATAGCAGCACTAATGGGAGCTGGACCTGATAGGGGTCTTAAAATAACTCGTCCAACAATTAATTTTTATCAAAAAGAATTTAGATTTCCTAATAATTTAGCGGTTGATTTATTGGGAAGACGACCAGATATAATAGCTGCAAAAATGCAAGTAGAATCAAAAGAGTATTTAATACAAGAGAAAAAAGCAGAGTTTTATCCTAATATAAATCTTTCAGCATTTATTGGATTGCAATCTTTAGGATTGAATTTACTTCATGAAAAAGATTCTTATATGGGCTCAGTGGGGCCTGCTATTTCTTTGCCTCTTTTCACAGCAGGAAGATTAAAAGGTGATTTGAGAAAAAATACAAGTATATATGAACAAGCAGTTGCAAACTATAATCAAACTCTAACTCAAGCTTTAAAAGAAGTTGCAGATGTTGGTATTAGTCAAAGAGCATTGACAAAACAGCTTATAAAATCTCAAGAAGCATTAAATTCTTCACAAGAAGCATATGAAATAAAAACAAAGCGTTATGAAGGTGGACTTAGTAATTATTTAGAAGTTTTATATTCACAAGAAAATTTTATAAATACAAAAAGAAATTTAATAAATCAAAAAAGCAGAGCACTTACTTTGGATATAGCACTTAAGTATGCACTTGGAGGCGGATATACTCAACAATCGCCTATGAATGAAAAAGGAAATAATAATGGAAGAAAATAA